The following are encoded in a window of Thermoanaerobacter ethanolicus JW 200 genomic DNA:
- a CDS encoding glycoside hydrolase family 3 N-terminal domain-containing protein produces MKPLYLDSTQSVEKRVEDLLQQMTIEEKVAQLNSIWVYEILDDMKFSFDKAKRLMSYGISQITRLGGASNLSPRETVRIANQIQKFLIENTRLGIPALIHEESCSGYMAKGATIFPQTIGVASTWNNEIVEKMASVIREQMKAVGARQALAPLLDITRDPRWGRTEETFGEDPYLVMRMGVSYIRGLQTESLREGIVATGKHFVGYGNSEGGMNWAPAHIPERELREVFLYPFEAAVKEAKLSSIMPGYHELDGVPCHKSKKLLNDILRKDWGFEGIVVSDYFAISQLYEYHHVTSDKKGAAKLALEAGVDVELPSTDYYGLPLRELIESGEIDIDFVNEAVKRVLKIKFELGLFENPYINEEKAVEIFDTNEQRELAYKIAQESIVLLKNENNLLPLKKDLKSIAVIGPNADSIRNMIGDYAYPCHIESLLEMRETDNVFNTPLPESLEAKDIYVPIVTVLQGIKAKASSNTEVLYAKGCDVLNNSKDGFKEAVEIAKQADVAVVVVGDKSGLTDGCTSGESRDRADLNLPGVQEELIKAVYETGTPVIVVLINGRPMSISWIAEKIPAIIEAWLPGEEGGRAVADVIFGDYNPGGKLPISIPQSVGQLPVYYYHKPSGGRSHWKGDYVELSTKPLYPFGYGLSYTEFSYTNLNISNRKVSLRDRMVEISVDIKNTGTLKGDEVVQLYIHQEALSVTRPVKELKGFKRITLDAGEEKTVIFKLSIEQLGFYDENMEYVVEPGRVDVMIGSSSEDIRLRDYFEIVGEKEKVAKKFITEVRVENK; encoded by the coding sequence ATGAAGCCATTATATTTAGATTCCACTCAATCAGTGGAAAAAAGAGTAGAAGATTTATTACAGCAAATGACTATAGAAGAAAAAGTAGCACAATTAAACAGTATTTGGGTATACGAAATATTAGATGATATGAAATTTTCTTTTGATAAAGCTAAAAGATTGATGTCATATGGAATAAGTCAGATTACCCGCCTTGGTGGAGCAAGTAATTTATCACCACGGGAAACAGTGAGAATAGCAAATCAGATTCAAAAATTTTTGATTGAAAATACAAGGCTTGGCATACCTGCTTTGATTCATGAGGAGTCTTGTAGTGGATATATGGCAAAAGGGGCAACTATTTTTCCACAAACTATAGGAGTTGCGAGTACGTGGAATAATGAAATTGTTGAAAAAATGGCTTCTGTAATAAGGGAACAGATGAAAGCTGTTGGAGCAAGGCAAGCTCTTGCGCCTTTATTGGATATTACAAGAGATCCACGTTGGGGAAGAACAGAAGAAACTTTTGGAGAAGACCCTTATTTAGTAATGCGTATGGGTGTTTCATATATTCGTGGGCTTCAAACTGAAAGTTTAAGGGAAGGCATTGTAGCTACAGGAAAACATTTTGTGGGATATGGAAATTCAGAAGGAGGTATGAATTGGGCTCCTGCTCATATTCCTGAAAGGGAGCTTAGAGAAGTTTTTCTTTATCCTTTTGAGGCGGCGGTAAAAGAGGCGAAATTAAGTTCGATTATGCCGGGATACCACGAACTTGATGGGGTACCGTGTCACAAATCAAAAAAATTGTTAAACGATATTTTACGTAAAGATTGGGGTTTCGAGGGAATTGTAGTATCTGATTACTTTGCTATAAGCCAGCTTTACGAGTACCATCATGTGACATCAGATAAAAAGGGAGCTGCAAAATTGGCTTTAGAGGCTGGTGTTGATGTGGAATTACCAAGCACCGACTATTATGGCTTGCCGCTTAGAGAGTTAATTGAAAGTGGTGAGATTGATATAGATTTTGTAAATGAAGCTGTAAAGAGAGTTTTAAAAATAAAATTTGAATTAGGGTTATTTGAGAATCCTTATATAAATGAAGAAAAGGCTGTTGAGATTTTTGATACAAATGAACAACGAGAACTAGCTTATAAAATAGCGCAGGAGTCTATAGTATTGTTGAAAAATGAAAATAATTTGCTGCCTTTAAAGAAAGATTTGAAATCTATTGCAGTTATTGGCCCCAATGCTGACAGTATTCGCAATATGATTGGTGATTATGCATATCCTTGTCATATTGAATCATTACTTGAAATGAGAGAGACCGACAATGTTTTTAATACACCTTTGCCAGAAAGCTTAGAAGCAAAAGATATTTATGTACCTATTGTAACTGTGCTACAGGGAATTAAGGCAAAAGCTTCTTCTAATACAGAAGTTTTATATGCAAAAGGCTGCGATGTTCTTAACAATAGTAAGGATGGTTTTAAAGAAGCGGTTGAGATTGCAAAACAGGCTGATGTTGCTGTTGTGGTAGTAGGAGATAAATCAGGGTTAACAGATGGCTGTACTTCTGGTGAATCAAGAGATCGGGCAGACCTTAATTTGCCAGGTGTACAAGAAGAGCTGATAAAAGCGGTTTATGAAACTGGTACACCAGTAATAGTGGTACTTATAAATGGAAGACCAATGTCTATTTCTTGGATAGCTGAAAAAATTCCAGCAATTATTGAAGCTTGGTTACCTGGTGAAGAGGGTGGAAGAGCTGTTGCAGATGTGATTTTTGGTGACTATAATCCTGGAGGTAAACTACCAATTTCTATTCCTCAATCAGTAGGGCAGTTACCAGTATATTATTACCATAAACCTTCTGGAGGCCGCAGTCACTGGAAGGGGGACTATGTAGAATTAAGCACAAAGCCTTTATATCCCTTTGGTTATGGTCTTAGCTATACAGAGTTTTCATACACTAATCTTAATATTTCTAATAGAAAGGTTTCTTTAAGGGACAGAATGGTTGAAATCTCTGTTGATATAAAAAATACAGGTACATTAAAGGGAGATGAAGTTGTTCAACTTTATATACATCAAGAAGCTTTAAGTGTTACAAGGCCTGTTAAAGAGCTTAAAGGGTTTAAACGCATTACTTTAGATGCTGGTGAAGAAAAGACAGTTATTTTCAAACTTTCTATTGAACAACTGGGTTTTTATGATGAGAATATGGAGTATGTGGTAGAACCAGGACGTGTAGATGTAATGATAGGGAGCTCTTCTGAAGATATAAGGCTAAGGGATTATTTTGAAATTGTAGGAGAAAAAGAGAAAGTAGCTAAAAAATTTATTACGGAAGTAAGGGTAGAGAATAAATAG
- the xylA gene encoding xylose isomerase yields MEYFKNVPQIKYEGPKSNNPYAFKFYNPDEIIDGKPLKEHLRFSVAYWHTFTANGTDPFGAPTMQRPWNHLSDPMDIAKARVEAAFEFFEKLDVPFFCFHDRDIAPEGENLRETNKNLDTIVAMIKDYLKTSKTKVLWGTANLFSNPRFVHGAATSCNADVFAYAAAQVKKALEITKELGGQNYVFWGGREGYETLLNTDMELELDNLARFLHMAVEYAKEIGFEGQLLIEPKPKEPTKHQYDFDAANVYAFLKKYDLDKYFKLNIEANHATLAGHDFQHELRYARINNMLGSIDANMGDMLLGWDTDQFPTDIRMTTLAMYEVIKMGGFDKGGLNFDAKVRRASFEPEDLFLGHIAGMDAFAKGFKVAYKLVKDGVFDRFIEERYKSYREGIGAEIVSGKANFKTLEEYALNNPKIENKSGKQELLESILNQYLFSE; encoded by the coding sequence ATGGAATACTTCAAAAATGTACCACAAATAAAATACGAAGGACCAAAGTCAAACAACCCATATGCATTTAAATTTTACAATCCTGATGAAATAATAGATGGAAAACCTTTAAAAGAACACTTGCGTTTTTCAGTAGCGTACTGGCATACATTTACAGCCAATGGGACAGATCCATTTGGAGCACCTACAATGCAAAGACCATGGAATCATCTAAGTGATCCTATGGATATTGCTAAGGCGAGGGTAGAGGCAGCTTTTGAATTTTTTGAAAAGCTTGACGTACCGTTTTTCTGTTTTCATGACAGAGATATAGCTCCAGAAGGGGAGAATTTAAGAGAGACGAACAAAAATTTAGATACAATAGTTGCAATGATTAAAGATTATTTAAAGACGAGCAAAACAAAAGTATTATGGGGGACAGCAAATCTTTTTTCAAATCCGAGATTTGTACATGGAGCAGCAACTTCCTGTAATGCAGATGTATTTGCATATGCAGCAGCCCAAGTAAAAAAAGCACTTGAAATAACAAAAGAACTTGGAGGACAGAACTATGTATTTTGGGGCGGAAGAGAAGGATATGAAACACTACTCAATACAGATATGGAATTGGAACTTGATAATCTCGCAAGATTTTTGCACATGGCAGTAGAATATGCAAAAGAGATAGGATTTGAAGGGCAGCTTTTAATTGAGCCAAAACCAAAGGAACCGACAAAACACCAATATGATTTTGACGCAGCGAACGTATATGCATTTTTGAAGAAATATGACCTTGATAAATACTTCAAATTAAACATAGAAGCAAACCATGCCACACTTGCAGGACATGACTTTCAACATGAATTAAGATATGCAAGAATTAACAATATGTTAGGCTCTATAGATGCAAATATGGGAGATATGCTTTTAGGATGGGATACAGACCAATTTCCGACAGACATACGAATGACAACCCTTGCAATGTATGAAGTCATTAAGATGGGTGGTTTTGACAAAGGTGGGCTTAATTTTGATGCGAAAGTAAGACGTGCTTCATTTGAACCAGAAGACCTATTTTTAGGGCATATTGCAGGAATGGATGCTTTTGCAAAAGGATTTAAAGTAGCGTATAAGCTTGTTAAAGATGGTGTATTTGATAGATTTATAGAAGAAAGATACAAAAGTTATCGAGAAGGCATAGGAGCAGAGATAGTAAGTGGAAAAGCGAACTTTAAAACTCTTGAAGAATATGCATTAAACAATCCAAAGATTGAGAACAAATCAGGCAAGCAAGAGTTGTTAGAGTCAATATTAAATCAGTATTTATTTAGTGAATGA
- a CDS encoding ABC transporter substrate-binding protein: protein MRRIIALITIVIMVVGLLSGCGQNSQTGQSESTQPKEKVLKIWSFTNEAKVFATAFKEKHPDVKIEYTMIPMTEGEYQLKLKSALQSGDVPDVVALEASFVRSFVESNYLADISDLLPAAKELETYQFTIDMGTDQNGVIKAYSYQATPGVMYYRRSLAKLYFGTDDPAKIQELMSDIDKFAEAAKIIKEKSNGNTYMVASTADFGNLFFANRSQPWIVNNKLVIDPQIDKLFDIAKLFRQNGYEAQTQQWSESWFAGMNDSLVDAKGNPKQVFAYFLPTWGLSYVLQPNAVAKQNKEGKTVGHDTSGDWALIPGPLPYQWGGTWFGVPKDSKNIELAKEFIKFATLNEETLKNWALGVYTNEYLKKIDPSVGNDLKQPAGDFVSSKKVVEELIPQMKDTPASKFVGGQNPYEVFAEAAKRIDLANTLKNIQGTDDVIQRALWDPLDAYASGKVSKEEAVKQFKDNVKNALPNVQVN from the coding sequence ATGAGGAGAATTATTGCTTTGATTACAATTGTGATTATGGTGGTTGGGTTGTTATCAGGATGCGGACAAAATAGTCAAACAGGGCAATCTGAGTCAACTCAGCCAAAAGAAAAAGTATTAAAGATTTGGTCTTTTACAAATGAAGCAAAGGTTTTCGCAACAGCTTTTAAAGAGAAACATCCAGATGTAAAAATAGAGTATACTATGATTCCAATGACAGAAGGAGAATATCAATTAAAACTTAAATCAGCATTACAGTCAGGAGATGTTCCGGATGTTGTTGCTTTAGAAGCAAGTTTTGTTAGAAGTTTTGTGGAAAGTAATTATTTAGCTGACATATCTGATTTACTTCCTGCAGCAAAAGAATTAGAGACTTATCAATTTACTATAGATATGGGAACAGATCAAAATGGTGTGATAAAAGCTTATTCTTATCAGGCTACTCCTGGCGTTATGTATTATCGTAGAAGTCTTGCAAAACTATATTTTGGAACTGATGATCCGGCAAAAATCCAAGAGTTAATGTCCGACATTGACAAATTTGCAGAAGCAGCAAAAATAATAAAGGAAAAATCTAATGGCAATACCTATATGGTAGCTTCTACAGCTGATTTTGGAAATTTGTTTTTTGCAAATAGGTCACAACCGTGGATAGTGAACAATAAATTGGTTATAGATCCACAAATTGATAAATTATTTGATATTGCAAAATTATTTAGGCAAAACGGATATGAAGCACAAACACAACAATGGTCAGAAAGCTGGTTTGCTGGCATGAACGATTCGTTAGTGGATGCAAAAGGTAATCCAAAACAAGTTTTTGCATATTTCCTGCCAACATGGGGATTGTCGTACGTATTGCAACCTAATGCTGTAGCAAAACAAAACAAAGAAGGTAAAACGGTAGGTCATGATACATCAGGCGATTGGGCTCTTATTCCAGGTCCATTACCATATCAATGGGGTGGTACATGGTTCGGAGTGCCAAAAGATAGTAAGAATATAGAATTAGCAAAAGAATTTATAAAATTTGCTACTTTAAATGAGGAAACATTAAAAAATTGGGCACTAGGTGTTTATACGAATGAATATCTAAAAAAGATAGATCCCAGTGTTGGGAACGATTTAAAACAACCAGCTGGAGACTTTGTATCGAGCAAAAAAGTAGTAGAAGAACTAATACCACAGATGAAAGATACTCCTGCAAGTAAATTTGTTGGAGGACAAAATCCTTATGAAGTATTTGCAGAAGCAGCAAAACGCATTGATCTTGCTAATACTCTCAAAAATATTCAGGGCACGGATGATGTGATTCAACGTGCATTATGGGATCCATTGGATGCTTACGCTTCTGGTAAAGTAAGTAAAGAGGAAGCGGTAAAGCAATTTAAAGACAATGTTAAAAATGCTCTTCCCAATGTTCAAGTTAATTAA
- a CDS encoding carbohydrate ABC transporter permease: MEAFNLKSKSKINKNYYGYIFTLPFIVIFLVFNLYPLIYTFYLSLTDMTLMNSSYHFVGFANFKQLFSDNYFLKSVINTWKIWLINFIPQLTIAMLLAIWFVNNRLKIKFIGLWRTIYYLPNILMPVAVAALFYNFFSLYGPVNQIAVRTGILKEAFDFFRSTTWTQLIVAFIQWWMWYGVTIIFLMAGLSSISPSYYESALVDGANSWQMFTKITLPLLKPVLIYVLVTSLSGGMQMFDIPYLLTDGTGSPDGAIRTMSVLMYMKFSSGDGYIGAAASVGVMIFLITAIAAFIIINLLKERE; the protein is encoded by the coding sequence ATGGAAGCTTTTAATTTAAAATCGAAAAGCAAGATTAATAAGAACTATTATGGTTATATCTTTACTTTGCCATTTATAGTTATATTTTTAGTTTTTAATCTATATCCACTTATTTATACATTTTACTTAAGTTTAACAGATATGACTCTGATGAATTCGTCTTATCATTTTGTTGGATTTGCGAATTTCAAACAATTATTTTCTGATAACTATTTTTTAAAATCAGTAATAAATACGTGGAAAATTTGGCTTATTAATTTTATTCCCCAATTAACTATTGCTATGCTTTTAGCTATTTGGTTTGTCAATAACAGATTGAAAATTAAATTTATTGGGTTATGGAGAACGATTTATTATTTACCAAATATACTTATGCCAGTTGCAGTAGCTGCACTTTTTTATAATTTTTTCTCCCTATATGGTCCTGTAAATCAGATAGCAGTTCGTACAGGAATTTTAAAAGAAGCTTTTGACTTTTTTAGGAGTACTACTTGGACACAACTTATTGTGGCGTTTATTCAATGGTGGATGTGGTATGGAGTAACAATAATCTTTTTAATGGCAGGGCTATCTTCAATTTCACCTTCATATTATGAATCAGCTTTAGTGGATGGTGCTAATTCATGGCAAATGTTTACTAAAATTACTCTTCCTCTTTTAAAACCGGTTCTAATATATGTACTTGTGACTTCGTTATCAGGCGGAATGCAGATGTTTGATATACCCTATTTATTAACTGATGGGACAGGATCTCCTGACGGAGCTATAAGAACAATGAGCGTTTTAATGTATATGAAATTTTCAAGTGGCGATGGTTATATTGGTGCTGCTGCTTCTGTTGGTGTTATGATTTTTCTTATAACTGCTATTGCAGCATTTATTATAATAAACCTGCTAAAAGAGAGGGAATAA
- the xylB gene encoding xylulokinase: MYFLGIDLGTSAVKIILIEEKGNVIGSTSKEYPVYYPQPGWSEQNPEDWWNATKDGIRELIIKTGVKNDDIKGIGLSGQMHGLVLLDENNNVLMPAILWNDQRTQEECGYITQTLGKERLTKYTGNKALTGFTAPKILWVKKHRTDIYKKIHHILLPKDYIRFKLTGEYATDVSDASGTLLFDVENRKWSKEMLDILDIPYNWMPKCYESTEVTGYVTKEAADLTGLKEGTIVVGGGGDQASGAVGTGTVKSGIVSVALGTSGVVFASQDKYVVDEENRLHSFCHANGKWHVMGVMLSAAACLKWWIDNIINFNGSSITYEKLLEEAEKVTPGSGGLIFLPYLMGERTPHSDPYARGCFIGLNMTHNRGHMTRAILEGVAFGLRDSLEIIKELEIPVNEVRVSGGGAKSKLWRQILADIFGVRVDMVNATEGPAFGAAIMAAVGYGIFKDVEEACSTLIKVTDSVYPIGEIVSKYNEIYQIYRGLYKALKDRFGEIASIN, from the coding sequence ATGTATTTTCTTGGGATAGATTTGGGTACATCAGCTGTAAAGATAATTTTAATAGAGGAAAAGGGAAATGTAATAGGAAGCACATCAAAAGAATATCCAGTATATTACCCTCAGCCAGGCTGGTCAGAACAAAATCCTGAAGACTGGTGGAATGCCACAAAAGATGGCATACGTGAGTTAATAATTAAAACTGGTGTAAAAAATGATGATATAAAAGGCATAGGTTTAAGTGGCCAAATGCATGGGCTTGTACTTTTAGATGAGAACAACAATGTACTAATGCCTGCTATACTTTGGAATGACCAAAGGACGCAAGAGGAGTGTGGTTATATTACCCAAACATTAGGCAAAGAAAGATTGACAAAATATACAGGGAACAAAGCATTAACAGGATTTACAGCGCCAAAGATATTATGGGTAAAAAAACATCGCACTGATATATATAAAAAGATTCATCATATACTTTTACCTAAAGATTACATCAGATTCAAACTTACAGGGGAATATGCCACAGATGTGTCAGATGCATCAGGTACATTGTTGTTTGATGTAGAAAACAGGAAATGGTCAAAAGAGATGTTAGATATATTGGACATACCCTATAATTGGATGCCAAAATGTTATGAATCTACGGAGGTAACTGGATATGTCACAAAAGAGGCAGCGGATTTGACAGGATTAAAAGAAGGGACAATAGTTGTAGGCGGAGGAGGAGATCAAGCAAGTGGAGCAGTAGGGACTGGTACAGTAAAGAGTGGCATAGTATCAGTTGCACTTGGCACTTCAGGAGTTGTATTTGCAAGTCAAGACAAATATGTAGTAGATGAAGAAAACAGATTACACTCTTTCTGTCATGCTAATGGCAAATGGCATGTAATGGGAGTAATGCTCTCAGCAGCCGCTTGTTTAAAATGGTGGATAGATAACATAATCAACTTTAATGGTTCTTCTATAACATATGAAAAGCTTTTAGAAGAAGCAGAAAAAGTAACACCAGGAAGCGGTGGGTTAATATTTCTCCCTTATCTCATGGGGGAAAGGACTCCTCATAGTGACCCTTACGCGAGAGGATGCTTTATAGGGCTTAATATGACTCACAATAGAGGACATATGACAAGAGCAATACTTGAAGGGGTAGCATTTGGACTTAGAGACTCGCTTGAGATAATAAAAGAACTTGAGATACCAGTAAATGAAGTTAGAGTAAGCGGCGGCGGTGCAAAGAGCAAATTGTGGAGGCAAATACTTGCAGACATTTTTGGTGTCAGAGTAGACATGGTAAATGCGACTGAAGGGCCAGCTTTTGGCGCAGCAATAATGGCAGCAGTGGGATATGGAATATTTAAAGATGTTGAGGAGGCATGTAGTACACTCATCAAAGTGACTGATAGTGTTTACCCAATAGGAGAAATTGTAAGTAAATATAATGAAATATATCAGATTTATAGAGGTTTGTATAAGGCCCTTAAAGATAGGTTTGGGGAAATAGCCAGTATAAATTAA
- a CDS encoding sugar phosphate isomerase/epimerase family protein, with protein sequence MKRKLKNSVGIWAFGPAATRFVPAGYHTELSNETMEARTERVLKGLGDFIDGYEYHYPNEINEDNVSSIREILASEGKDIYCIALGHHTNPKYSLGSLVNPFPEIRKEAISIAKDGIDLASSVGANFIIWPGGEGYNYPFQTDYEKMWNDFIDAIATLTEHANKKGVTIFLEHKNSEPAMKVAMRSIGMTLYVINKVKERGVDTSNLKVNMDWQHLIMNGENLAEYARLLAMENKLGHQHANSGWGTFDDDSMVGALRFIETLELAKELQLIGYGKNGERIGFDLLPYTEDAIEAVKESVIHWEFIYDLASKIDTEHLYEAKKSKDAVKAYKEVYKALGAKF encoded by the coding sequence ATGAAAAGAAAATTAAAAAACAGTGTTGGAATATGGGCATTTGGCCCTGCTGCTACAAGATTCGTTCCTGCAGGATACCACACGGAGCTTTCAAATGAGACAATGGAAGCAAGGACAGAAAGAGTTCTCAAGGGATTAGGGGATTTTATTGACGGATATGAATACCATTACCCCAATGAAATAAATGAAGATAATGTAAGCAGTATAAGAGAAATATTAGCTAGTGAAGGAAAGGACATATATTGTATAGCGCTTGGTCATCATACAAATCCTAAATATTCCTTAGGTTCTTTAGTAAATCCTTTTCCTGAAATACGCAAGGAAGCTATAAGCATTGCTAAAGATGGTATAGACTTAGCATCTTCAGTTGGTGCCAATTTTATAATTTGGCCAGGAGGTGAGGGATATAATTATCCTTTTCAGACAGATTATGAAAAAATGTGGAATGATTTTATAGACGCAATTGCTACTCTTACAGAACATGCAAATAAAAAAGGAGTTACTATATTTCTTGAGCATAAAAACAGTGAACCTGCCATGAAAGTAGCTATGAGAAGCATAGGCATGACACTATACGTTATCAATAAAGTTAAAGAAAGGGGAGTAGATACGAGTAATTTAAAAGTCAACATGGATTGGCAACATCTTATCATGAATGGCGAAAATTTAGCCGAATATGCAAGGCTATTAGCAATGGAAAATAAATTAGGTCATCAGCATGCAAACAGCGGTTGGGGCACTTTTGATGATGATAGTATGGTTGGAGCCCTGCGTTTCATAGAAACACTGGAATTAGCAAAAGAATTACAACTTATTGGTTATGGCAAAAATGGCGAAAGGATAGGCTTTGACCTTTTACCCTATACAGAAGATGCAATAGAAGCTGTTAAAGAGAGTGTGATTCATTGGGAATTTATATATGATTTAGCTTCCAAAATAGATACTGAACACCTATATGAAGCTAAAAAAAGTAAAGATGCTGTGAAAGCTTATAAAGAAGTATATAAAGCACTTGGAGCAAAGTTTTAA
- a CDS encoding potassium channel family protein translates to MKQFIVIGLGSFGISLAKTLYEMGNDVLVIDEDEELVQSMNGLVTHAVRADATDENVLKSLGVKNFDVAIVAIGKNMESSIMVTMLVKELGVKYVIAKAHNELHARVLYKVGADRVVMPEKDMGIRVARNVFSSNLLDLIEFSKEYSIAEILPIEEWFHKTLRDINMREKYGLNVIAAKKLNDEIILSPGPDYVVDEGDVLAVCGKNTDIKKFEIKM, encoded by the coding sequence GTGAAACAGTTTATTGTTATCGGATTAGGAAGCTTTGGCATAAGTTTGGCTAAGACTTTATATGAAATGGGCAATGACGTACTGGTTATAGATGAAGATGAAGAATTGGTGCAATCTATGAATGGCTTGGTAACACATGCAGTGCGTGCTGATGCTACTGATGAAAATGTACTTAAGTCTCTAGGTGTGAAAAATTTTGATGTGGCCATAGTCGCTATAGGAAAGAATATGGAATCAAGTATTATGGTAACAATGCTTGTGAAAGAATTGGGGGTAAAATACGTAATAGCAAAAGCTCACAATGAATTACACGCGAGGGTTCTTTACAAGGTTGGAGCAGACAGGGTTGTTATGCCCGAAAAAGATATGGGTATAAGGGTCGCCAGAAATGTTTTTTCAAGCAATTTATTAGATCTTATTGAGTTTTCTAAGGAATACAGCATAGCAGAAATTCTTCCAATTGAAGAGTGGTTTCATAAAACATTAAGGGATATAAACATGAGAGAAAAATATGGATTAAATGTCATAGCGGCAAAAAAGTTGAATGATGAGATTATACTATCACCAGGACCGGACTATGTGGTTGATGAAGGTGATGTATTGGCTGTTTGCGGCAAAAATACAGACATTAAGAAATTCGAGATAAAAATGTAG
- a CDS encoding carbohydrate ABC transporter permease — MNYKLRIKFMKIGVYIFLIILFLLAILPIWLLLVNATRSTPEIQQGVSLLPSSNLWVNWNHLTGMGVNIWRGFLNSLIISVPVTFLTVYFSMMTAYAIHVYDFKWKKMLYNTVVLLTIVPTQLVPIIGFYKYMASLKLLNSYIPLIVPAIASPPMVFFALQYLESTIVKDLIEAARIEGSGELGIFHKIILPIAKPGAFTMGILSFVASWNNFFTPFMLISKIEKYTLPMIVKLLRGDMYRTEYGAIYLGLAITMIPIIIVYAIFSKYIVSGIAMGAIKE, encoded by the coding sequence ATGAATTATAAACTTCGTATAAAATTTATGAAGATAGGAGTATATATCTTTTTAATTATACTTTTCTTACTTGCTATTTTACCTATATGGCTTTTGCTTGTTAATGCTACACGTTCCACACCTGAAATACAGCAAGGAGTTAGTTTGTTGCCAAGCAGTAATCTGTGGGTAAATTGGAATCATCTTACAGGGATGGGAGTAAACATATGGCGAGGCTTTTTAAACAGCCTTATTATATCTGTTCCAGTTACTTTTTTAACTGTTTATTTTTCAATGATGACGGCTTATGCAATTCATGTATATGATTTTAAATGGAAAAAAATGCTATATAATACTGTGGTACTTTTGACAATTGTTCCAACTCAATTAGTACCAATAATAGGATTTTATAAATATATGGCATCTCTAAAATTATTAAATAGTTATATTCCGCTAATTGTTCCAGCTATTGCTTCGCCTCCAATGGTATTTTTTGCACTACAATATTTGGAATCTACGATAGTAAAGGATTTAATAGAAGCTGCCCGTATCGAAGGAAGTGGAGAACTTGGAATTTTTCATAAAATTATTTTACCTATAGCAAAACCTGGTGCATTTACAATGGGAATTTTATCTTTTGTTGCTTCTTGGAATAACTTTTTTACTCCATTTATGTTAATTTCAAAAATAGAAAAATATACGCTTCCAATGATTGTTAAATTATTACGTGGGGATATGTATAGAACAGAATATGGAGCAATATACCTTGGTCTTGCAATCACGATGATTCCTATTATAATAGTTTATGCTATATTTTCAAAATATATTGTAAGCGGAATTGCAATGGGTGCTATAAAAGAGTAA